Part of the candidate division KSB1 bacterium genome, CCAGCTCAAGGGGTTGAAGACCACGATAGCGGGGGCAGGCGCAGCTACCTGCTGAGCCATCAGGCGGAGCCCCTGCGTGAGCTCAGACAAAGAGCCGGCAAAGGCGTTGCGGGCGTAGCCCACGGCGATCTCGCTCTGGCGCTGCGTCTCCTCCGGAGTCATGAGCCCTGGCCACGGCGCGCCACCGCCGCTGTGCTCGTCGAATTGCAGCATGTTTGCATACACGGAGTCAAACACGGAGCGGCTATAGGAGTCAAGTCCGAGTAGATCGTTGACCGTGGCGATCTTTTCCGCAGCCGCTGCCAGATCATGAGCCTGTCGGTTCATCCCCATGCTCTGCGGCACATTCAGGGACACCAGATCCCACCCTCCTGCCCAATCGCCACGATAGGTGGCAAACTGTTCACCGTATTTTTGTTCCAAATAGGCAAAGAATTCATCCGGTCCGGCGACCACCAGCTTCGGGTTGGCGTAACGTTGATTCCAGGCAGCCGCCATGCTGGTGATGAGGGTAGTAGGGTAGGTGTTCTCCAGGCTGCCGACCATAATGAGGATGGCGTCGTAAGGGTAGCCGGCCGCTTGGTACGCCTGCAACTCCTTTTCCAGCGCGCTGTAAAAGGTGCTCACGTTGCCCATCTGGTACGTATTCAGCCACTCCATGTAGCTGCCGCGACTGATCCATGTCAACACCTTCTGGCCATCCGGCCCCTGCCAGTAGAAAGGGTTGTGCTGGCGCGGAATCTGAGCGCTCCCCCCAAAGCTCTGGTTTACGCCCGCAGCAAAGTAGCGCACCCCCGCATTCGCGAGCACTGTGGGCATCCACCAAGAGAATCCCGGTACGTCGTTCTGCAGCACCGTGGTAGCGGCGAACCCAAAGCGCCGTCGATACTGTTCAGCCGGATAGAGAAAGCGGTTGATCTCCTCGCTCCCTAACACCGCGGTGTGCATGTTGGCATAACCTGCGCACAGGTGAATTCGGCCTGAGTCAACCAACCTCTGTAACCTGGCAATATCGGACGGCGTGCTGCGCGCGAGCCACTGCTCCAACTGCCACACGCTCTCGATTGTCCACTCGTACCCAGGAATCATCTCCGCAAATTCGATGGCCTTGTCGATGATCCCCTTATACTTTTCCGCCACCACGTCCTGAGGGTCAGTGAAGCCAATGTCCAAGTGGGTGAAATGGATGAGGTAGACGTAGTTAATACTGGAGGGGATCCCCGGTTGCTGGAATGGGAATGCCCCCAGATCGGCAATGGTTCCGTCCGGGTCACGGGGGCCTGCAGGGTCGCCGGCGTCGATGCAAGGAGAGCCCGGCCTGAGGTGGTAGTCGAAGGGTACGCCGCCCACAAAGGCGGGGTCCACGGAGATGGAGCCCGGTCCCGGCACACATCCCTGGCATGAGCCGCTTGCATTCTGCCACAGGTTATTGTACCGGCAGCTAACGCCGCCATCGGCGCAGATCCCGAACCCCCGACTGTGGGCGACGATGTTGTTGAAGAACTCGGCAGTGGAGGCCTGGGCGATCGCGCCATGTCCACAGCCGTCCACGGTATTGTTCACAACCGTCACGCTGCGGCTAGTGTCCAGGCGTATGCCGGCCGAGTCGCAGCCAACGATCAAGTTATAAGCCACCCGGCCAGTGCAGTGCCTGAGCTCGACGCCCAGGAGGAAGCCTTCCACGCGATTGGAGAGGACCTCAACCTGGCTATGGGCCAACACTGCCGCGCGTGCCCCTGGACCGGTGGAACGCAGGGTGTTTCTTTCAACAGACACGGCAGTGCTGGAGTCACACGCGACCCCTTTCCCTTGGGGCGGCACGACTATCTCGCAGTCATGCAGGCTGATGCCGTGAGCACCCCAACAATCCACCACGACGCCCTGCGGGGCTGTGTTTACCATCCGCAGCGCCGATATCACCGCCGCCTCCGCGCCGACGATGGTGGGCCAAGGGTCAGTGGCCAGGACCACGGTCTTTTCCGCGCCGGCCCCTAGTAAGGTAACACCTCGTTTCAGACGCAGATGCTCCACGTACACCCCTGCGTCCACTGCCACCACCATGCCGGGCTGGGCGGCATCCAGTGCCGCCTGAATGGTGCGATAGTCGCGCGGTACTGCCAGGTGCGCCACCACGCTGATGGGCAGGTCAAAGACCGCATCGTACACATCACCCCAGCTGGTGTCGTAGCCCAGGGCGTCCTCACCCAATGTATACGCGAGCTTGTACTCGCCGGTTTGCTGCCCCACCTTCAGTCTCAGGACAATGGTCGCATCGATGCGATTCTCATTTGCCAGAAACGCCCTGGGCGTGAGAAAGCCCACCCACTTGTACTCAGGTCCGCTCGGGTGCACCACCTCGCACGAATCCGCCCAGTATTGACTGAGCACGAACTCACCGCTTCCGTACTTCTGACTGTGATAAGTAGCTCCGATGGCATCCCAGCCATTGGGCACGAGCGCGGTGACAAAGACCGCATGCGGATTGGGGTCAGTGTCCTGGCTGTGGATCTGCAGCGTGACGGTCAGCGTATCGCCTGGGGCGACAAGGCTCGGCTGCTGCACCTGGTCGATTTCCAGGCACGCGCTGACGAGCGCGAGAAGGGCCGATGCCACCAAGCACGCTGTCGCGCGCGCCCTGGTGCCGTCATGTTTAGAGGCCATACTCCTCCCCGACGAACAGCTCGCCATAGTGCTCGTACCCGTGGGCCACCGCTTTGTCCTCGCTGTCGCAGGCAGCCAACTCCTCCTCGATCCTGCTCAGCCAGTCCATCTCCCGTGATGGCAAGGCAAGCTTCCCCTGCTCGTGTGCCCGGCGCACGATGGCGCAGCCGACCAAGCCTGCCTGCCGCGTGCGTTCAAAGTCGTCTCCCGAGGCCACGATCGCCCGCGCCAGTTCAAAGGAGGTTTCTGGGGCGATCATGAGGGCATGGACGCTGCGGTGGACAT contains:
- a CDS encoding right-handed parallel beta-helix repeat-containing protein; translated protein: MASKHDGTRARATACLVASALLALVSACLEIDQVQQPSLVAPGDTLTVTLQIHSQDTDPNPHAVFVTALVPNGWDAIGATYHSQKYGSGEFVLSQYWADSCEVVHPSGPEYKWVGFLTPRAFLANENRIDATIVLRLKVGQQTGEYKLAYTLGEDALGYDTSWGDVYDAVFDLPISVVAHLAVPRDYRTIQAALDAAQPGMVVAVDAGVYVEHLRLKRGVTLLGAGAEKTVVLATDPWPTIVGAEAAVISALRMVNTAPQGVVVDCWGAHGISLHDCEIVVPPQGKGVACDSSTAVSVERNTLRSTGPGARAAVLAHSQVEVLSNRVEGFLLGVELRHCTGRVAYNLIVGCDSAGIRLDTSRSVTVVNNTVDGCGHGAIAQASTAEFFNNIVAHSRGFGICADGGVSCRYNNLWQNASGSCQGCVPGPGSISVDPAFVGGVPFDYHLRPGSPCIDAGDPAGPRDPDGTIADLGAFPFQQPGIPSSINYVYLIHFTHLDIGFTDPQDVVAEKYKGIIDKAIEFAEMIPGYEWTIESVWQLEQWLARSTPSDIARLQRLVDSGRIHLCAGYANMHTAVLGSEEINRFLYPAEQYRRRFGFAATTVLQNDVPGFSWWMPTVLANAGVRYFAAGVNQSFGGSAQIPRQHNPFYWQGPDGQKVLTWISRGSYMEWLNTYQMGNVSTFYSALEKELQAYQAAGYPYDAILIMVGSLENTYPTTLITSMAAAWNQRYANPKLVVAGPDEFFAYLEQKYGEQFATYRGDWAGGWDLVSLNVPQSMGMNRQAHDLAAAAEKIATVNDLLGLDSYSRSVFDSVYANMLQFDEHSGGGAPWPGLMTPEETQRQSEIAVGYARNAFAGSLSELTQGLRLMAQQVAAPAPAIVVFNPLSWPRSDVVRMRADSRWSGQAVRLEDAETGKVMPYQWLTDSLLFLAEDVPPLGYRLFVFRDGGGEMVTGHALRTPSNVELENEFFRIRVDASDGRVVSIFDKTYQRELVNRASPFPFNGWLKAEGGGEIVMPMGSARIDTSVRGPVARALVIERSGTPFVRSEIWLYHNLRRVEVVNTMDRRLMDWVPNSIGSEYYAYVFPFALWGFQTYLEGPHGAWNPETDHLPGAPRGTFAVQHGGGITDGQYRILWAMREPFAVEFERFHGVENTFAPREATLLCRFIKKEDEGRFEGGTVGPIEAEPGTSSLIISTFAFCGDSGGFDPVIASQFWWGHGSALQGCEVVRNEAGALSAPAASFLWCDQPQVMVVAFKRAHWGGGAIVRLMELNGKPAEVTLRSDVFRMGAATITDGLEHDLGGATVASGGVRLQVGPREIKTVRLSELTTGALQYPPESSPWDYQLEQNYPNPFNPETSICYFLPRPAKVHIAVFNTKGQLVRTLVDATVPEGRHVVRWRGDDASGQLLASGLYFCRMTVAGQVRQRKVILLK